The DNA window AATTCTGCGGTTCCAGACTTGGGGTCCCAGGCGTCGAGCGTCAATTGGTTGACGTCTGCCTCGTCCGGATGGTGGAACGTCATGAAGGTGAGACCAGGTCGAAGTGAATCCGCATAGATGACTGGCACCTCGATGGCCCCTCGACGAGAGCTGATCTTGACCGTTTCGCCCTCACGAATGTCCCAGTTGGTTCCGTCTTCCTCGCAGATCTCCAGGACGGCGCCCTTGCGAATGGGGGAGCGGTAACCACCGGACTGGACCCCGGTGTTGTACGAATCCAGGGCTCGTCCGGTGGTCAAACGGATCGGAAATTCCTCGGACAACGGATCGACCGGCGGCACCCATTTCACCGGGATGAAGGGGGCCGGCCCGCGAGGAGGAAGAACTTCGTCCCATAGCCAGGCGTGGAGAAAGAGCGTGCCGGGGTGATCGAGCGACGGGCAGGGCCATTGCAGGCCACCTTCGCTTTCCAGACGTTCGTAGGACATCCCGGCGTGCACGGGGGAAAGCAAGCGCAGTTCGTCCCAGACTTCCTTGGCGGTGGGATAGCCCCAACCATGACCCATTTTCTCAGCCAGTGCGCTGAGGATCTCGAGATCGTCACGGGCTTGGCCGGGCGGATTGATTGCCTTGCGGATGCGCTGGACCCGTCGCTCAGATGACGTCGAGGTTCCGTCGCTCTCTGCCCACCCGGCTGCGGCCGGAAAGACCACGTCGGCCAGTTCGGCAGTGGCGGTGAGGAAGATGTCCTGGACCACGATGAACTCAAGATCGCCAAGCAGTTTTCGGACGTGAGCCGTGTCGGCTTCGGATTGGGCGGGGTTCTCCCCGATCACATAGAGAGCCGTCAGTTCGCCGGCTTCCATTGCTTCGAACATGAGGGAGATGTGTTTGCCCGGTGAGGAAGGAACTTCCACGCCCCACATCGCGTCGAACTTGCCGCGAGCCTCGCCGTCTTCGATGTCCTGGAACCCGGGAAGCTTGTTGGGCAAAGCCCCCATATCACCGCCACCCTGGACATTGTTCTGTCCCCGGATCGGCACCAGGCCGGAGCCGTACCGTCCGACGTGGCCGGTCAGCAGAGCCAGGCTGATGAGGGCGATCACGTTGTCGGTTCCGTTCTGGTGTTCGGTGATCCCAAGCGTCCAGCAGATTTGGGCGGTTTCGGCGGCGGCGTAGTCATGGGCGAGTTGTTTGATGATCTCGGCCGGGACGCCCGTGACTTCTTCGCCTCGTTCCAGCGTCCATTCCTCGACGCCGGCCTTATAGGCGTCGAAGTCCATGGTCGAGTGGGCCACGAACGCTTCGTTGACAAGCCCGGCGGCGATGATCTCCCGGCCGATCGTATTGGCGAGTGCGATGTCTGACCCGACGTCGATGCCCAACCATACGTCGGCGAATTTGGCCGACGATGTGAGACGCGGATCGACCGCGTACATCTTGGCGCCGTTACGGACGCCTTTGAGGAGGTGATGAAAAAAGATGGGATGGGCGTTACGCGCGTTCGAACCCCACAGGACGATGAGATCTGTGGTTTCGATTTCTTCGTACGACGAAGTTCCTCCGCCAGCTCCGAGAACAGCCGCCAGACCGGCGACCGAAGGAGCATGTCAGGTTCGGTTACACGAGTCGACGTTGTTCGAACCCATGACGACCCTGGCGAACTTCTGGGCCATGAAGTTCATTTCGTTGGTCGCTTTTGAACACGAGAACATCCCGTAGGACGTCCCCGTGTGTTCTGCCAACCCGACCGCGGCCGCATCGAGGGCTTCGTCCCAGGTAGCTGGCTCCAAAATGCCGTTGCGCCGGACCAGGGGAGTGGTCAAACGTGTCTTCTTCATCTCACCTCCTCTCCGTCGTGCGAACGATAGCCATGTCGGTCCCGTCCTGTGAGTCGTTACCGCGGCTTGAACCCGTGATCTCAGCTCCCATACGGTTCGGACAGTCGTTGTTGGCGAGAAGAGCCTTGACGATTACATACTCAGTATGTAATCTGTTGCATACCGAGTATGTATGGAGGTTGAAGTGGGGATCAAGGAAGGTCTGCTTTGTCTTCTCGTCAAGAACGAAGGACATGGGTACCAGCTCAAGCAAGACCTGGAGTCCGCCACCGGTGACACCTGGCAGGTGAATATCGGCCAGGTCTACACGACATTGCAGCGCTTGGAGCGTGACGGACTCGCAACGAGCCACTCCCCGGACGCAGACGGTCGGGTCACCTACTCGGTCACCGATGATGGTCGAGTGGTCGCCAAGGAATGGATGGCTCAACCAGTCGATCTTGCAGCCGCGGGTCGCGACGAGATCTCGCTGAAGCTTCTCATGGCGTTGGTCTCTGGTGTCGAGCATCCGCGCCGGGTGATCGAGGTTCAACGTGGCTCGATCATGGGTTTGCTTCAGGACTACACGGCACTCAAGTCCGACAACCTGAACGACGATTTCGCCTGGTTGCTCTATCTGGATCGTCTCATCTTCAGCGCCGAGGCGGAACTCCGCTGGCTCGAGCGGGTGGAGTCGAGGCTCGATGATCTACCGGCGTTTTCGCCAAGGGTCGGGGAAACAGAATCGGCAGAATCGATGGAGGTGACCCAGTGACAGAGCCAATCCTTTCGATGCGCCGCCTTGGCAAGACCCATGGGGTAGGTGCCCAGCGAGTCGATGCGCTGGTCAGTATTGACCTCGACCTCCTACCGGGGGAACTCGTGGCGATCACCGGTCGCTCTGGATCCGGAAAAACAACCCTGCTCAACATGGCGGGCGCCCTCGACGAACCAACCACTGGGGAGGTTATTGTCGATGGTCAGAATCTCGCCACACTGTCAAAGAAAGAACTGGCCCGGGTCCGGCGGGTCTCGGTTGGCTACGTGTTCCAACAGTTCAACCTGCTTCCGTCATTGACGGCTGCCGAGAACATTTCCCTGCCGCTTGAGCTTGACGGGATGAAGCCGGCCCTCGCTCGGGAATTGGCGGAAAAGTCGCTGGACGAAGTAGAGCTGGGCGGCATGGCGGACCGCTATCCGGACCAGCTATCGGGCGGTGAACAACAGCGAGTGGCGATTGCCCGCGGTCTGGTCGGCCCTCGCTCCGTGCTTCTCGCCGACGAACCGACCGGCGCCCTTGATGAAGCGACCAGCGAGTCGATCTTGAAGCTAATCCGGAGCCGGTGTGATGCCGGAGCGGCTGCCTTGTTGGTCACCCACGAACCGGCCTACGCCGCCTGGGCTGATCGGGTGGTTCGTCTCCGTGATGGGCGGGTGGAAGGGATCTCGGTTCGGTCGAAGACCCCGTCGACGACTGCTGACCTCGCATGACCGGGAGACGGGCTGCCCTCAAGGTGGCGACCAGAAATGCCAGACGCAACCGAAGACGCACCATCTTCCTGATCCTTCTGGTCGCCGTCCCGGTCGGCTTCGGGGTCGTGGTTGCCGGGATCGTCAGGGCCGGCTCTCTGACTCCGGAGGAAAGCGCGCAATCGTACTTCGGGTCGGCCGACGCCAGAGTGTACGAACAAACGCCGGTTCCCGGAGTGCGCGACTGGGTCCTCAGGACACTTGGTGAGCAGTCAACTGAGGTCGCCATCACCGAGATTAGGGGCGCCAGTCTGCGACTCCCCGGAGTCGGCTTTACCTGGCTCTCGGATCTCGATCTTGCTGAGCCCGTCACAAAGGGCCTTCTGGTCCTCCTGGCGGGCGATACCCCGCATAGCGATGGCGAGGTCGCGATATCCCCGACGCTGGCCGGGGCGTTAGGGGTGGAGGTCGGCGACAGAGTCGAGTTCGGAGACCTGCCTTTTGGAGAGCTGGAAGTCGTGGGTCTGGTGAGCCGGCCGTTCTCATCTGAAAGCTCGGACATCCTGATTCGTCCCGGTGGCTTGCTGGCCGTCGGCGACAGCGCCGAAGTTCGGGTCGAGTCGAGTCTTCTTTTGAGCGGCCCTGGGGCGGAAGATGCTGCCGGTCAACTACAAGCTCTCTGGTACGACGAGGGCCAGCGGTTGTTTTGGCCCGAACCTGCCGTGGACCCAAAGCCGGCAGAGATCGAGTTCCTCGACGACCAGACGTACCTTATGTTGACTGAATCGGAGATCCTTGAACTGGTTGATCTCGTCGATGAGACCGGGGCGGCTGGTGGTGACTCGGTAACGGCGGTCTACCAACTGGTGGCTGAAATGACCTACGGAACCGGGCGACTGAGCGGCGTGCCGGACCTTTTTGTCGATACCCGCAGCCAGTGGCTCGCCACGGGCAGCTTGATCGACGACCCAGGAGTCGTCTCGACGGGTGCTTCAGCCGTGGTTCTAGTGGAAGTGGCCTTCATCACCGGTGCGGCGTTTGCCGCTGGGACCCGACGGCGTCTCCGTGAGATTGGCCTGATGGGAGCGAATGGAGCGTCGGAAAAACAGGTTCGGACCGCGGTACTCGGAGAGGCCCTCACGATCGGATCGCTCGGGGCCACGCTCGGAGTGCTGCTCGGTATCGGCGTCTTGGTATTGGGGCGACCCTTGCTCCAACGGTTTGTATCCAGGGTCATGGTCGGAGTGGGGGTTAGCGTCACCGACGTTGTTGGCCCCGTAGTAGTCGCTCTGGTTTCCGTTCTCCTGGCTGTGTGGATTCCGGCCCGGACGGCTTCCAAGGTGCCGATCACCACCGCACTCCAAGGGCGGATGCCGGTACTTGCCCCTCGCAAGTGGATCGTCCCGGTTGGGGCAGGCTGCTCGGCACTCGGCGTGCTCTTGATTTCCGTCTCCCTTGCCTCGGAGAGTTGGTTGGCCAACGGGCTGGTAGGTGTCGGGGCCGCCTTTCTGGTAGGTGGCGTGGCGTTGACGGCCAGTCCCATCCTGGCCCTGGTGAGCAAGATGGCCGACCGGGTTCCCGCAGCCAGCCGGTTGGTCCTCCGCGACTCAGGACGCAATCGAACCCGGTCAGCCGTGGCTGTCGCCGCCGTGATGGTGATTCTTCTCGCTCCGATAATTGCGATGGTCGTTGCTACGACCACGGCGAAAAAGGACCTCGTCTATGGGTTGCCATCCCCGAGCAACCATCTGGTGCTGGCGGGTTCGTCTACCAGCGACGCCTTCAACCGTTACCCGATCACGGGCACCGACGTGGCGGCGGTGGTGGCCATCGTTGCTGAGCGGGCGGTCGCCGTCTTTGATACGTTGGATCTACGAGTGGCCACCAATGAGATGATCTTGATCCAGGCGAAAGCATCAGAGCAGGGCGAATCGGTCTTCGTTGTCAACTTCGTAGATGGCAACGCTGTGGCGGTCGGAACCGAAGACTTGCTTTTGGCGCTGGATGATCCTGGCATCACAACCTCGATTGGGGCCGGCGAAATCGTCGTGCTGGGGATCGAAGACAAACCTACCAAGGTCAGCCTCAATAGCCGCGAATACCCGGCGCATGAATACCCGGTAGCCATAACTCAATGGACCATGCCCCGGGTGCTGATCCCCCAGTCGATGGTGTCGCGGTTTTCCGACGCGGCGAGTAGGCCCATGGCTCTCCTGGTTCTCGAACGGCCGCCGACCAACGATGAGTACGACCAGATGTCAGCCCTCGGTCTTGTGGTCAGCGGCGGAAGTAATGGCATCAGTGAGGGGGCCATCTATCTGATCGCCGGAGCGGCCTCGTTGCTGGTCGTTCTGATCGTGGTGGCACTGGTTACGGCGGTCTCGGCGGCCGAGGTCGACGAAGAGCTTCGTACGATCGTGGCAGTAGGTGCCCCCGGAGCGTTCCGCAGGCGTTTTCTTGGGCTTCTGACCGGTTATCAGACGCTGGTGGCAATGCTCCTGGCGGTTCCACTCGGTCTCGGGTTGGTCTGGGTGTTTAGTTCGGCGCAGAACTTTGTTTACGCAGGACCCTTCGGCCTCGTGCAGGCATCGGCGGTGACGGTGCCCTGGCCGCCAATAGCTCTGTTCGCGACGGTGCTCCCCATCATCATTGGCGTCCTGACCCTGATCTCGGTCCGGTCGGCACCGGTCACCCCACCTCGTCGGGCTACCTGAGCCCCGGGACCCTCAGACGAGGCCGGCAGAGGGTTGGCGCGAAACACAGAATTCGTTTCCGTCGGGATCGGCCAGGACCGTCAGAGCGTATGACGGTTTGTCGACTGCTGATACCACTGAACCGCCGAGGGCAGTGACCCGCTCGATGAGTTCAGTCGGGTCGTCGCTCGTCAGGTCGAAGTGGGCCCGGTTCTTGACGGTCTTCGGGTCGGGAACCACCTGGAGCACCAGATGGATATCGTCGACGTCGAAGAACACGAATTCATCGAACTCGAAAGCGACTTCCACTTCGAACACCCCTGACCAGAACGCCGCCGCTCGCCCTCCGTCCAAAACGTCGAGGATGATGCCGCTGATACGGGGCGCCGCCATGGGTTAGAACAGGCCGACGATGTTGCCGTTTTCGTCGATGTCGACATTCATGAAGGCCGGCGTCGCACCGAGGCCCGGCATGGTCCGCATCTCGCCAAGCAGTGGGTAGATGAACCCGGCGCCCACCGAGGCGCGGACCTCGCGGACGGGAACAGTGAAGCCCTTCGGAGACCCCTTGAGGTTGGGATCGTGGCTGATCGAAAGGTGCGTTTTGGCCATGCAGATCGGCAAATACCCGTAGCCGGCCTGTTCGAATTCGGAGATCTGTTTTTCGGCAAGCGGCGAGTACTCGACTCCGCCAGCTCCGTAGATCTCCTTGGCGATGGTTTCGATCTTTTCTTTGATCGACCGGTCGAGCGGGTAGAGGAATTTGAAGTCCGATGGGGAGTCGGCCGCGGCAACGACCGCCTTGGCCAACTCGACGGCCCCGTCGCCACCATCGGGGTGATGAGAGCTGGTCACGGCGGCGAAGGCACCGTTCTCCATGGCGGTTTCCTTGATGAGCTGAATCTCATGTTCTGTGTCGGTCGGGAACACGTTGACCGCCACTACCACCGGGACACCGAACTTCTTCACGTTCTCGATGTGGGTGATGAGGTTGGCGAGGCCGGCTCGCAAGAGCGGCAGGTTCTCCTCGGTGTACGCCTTGTCCAGCGGTCGACCCGCCACGACCTTCGGACCTCCGCCGTGTGTTTTGAGTGCTCGGACGGTGGCCACCAAAACGGCGGCGTCAGGCTTAAGGCCGGACACCCGACACTTGATGTCGAAGAACTTCTCAGCACCCATGTCGGCTCCGAAACCCGACTCGGTCACGACATAATCACCAAGGTGGAGGGCGACCCGGTCAGCCAGGATCGAGCTGTTGCCATGGGCGATGTTGGCGAACGGCCCGGCGTGGACAAAAGCCGCCTGGCCCTCAAGCGTCTGCATGATGGTGGGGTGCAACGTTTCCTTCATGAGGACCGTGACTGCCCCGGCCACCCCCAGATCTTCGAGTGTGATCGGATTCCCCGCTTTGCTGCGG is part of the Acidimicrobiia bacterium genome and encodes:
- a CDS encoding ABC transporter ATP-binding protein translates to MRRLGKTHGVGAQRVDALVSIDLDLLPGELVAITGRSGSGKTTLLNMAGALDEPTTGEVIVDGQNLATLSKKELARVRRVSVGYVFQQFNLLPSLTAAENISLPLELDGMKPALARELAEKSLDEVELGGMADRYPDQLSGGEQQRVAIARGLVGPRSVLLADEPTGALDEATSESILKLIRSRCDAGAAALLVTHEPAYAAWADRVVRLRDGRVEGISVRSKTPSTTADLA
- a CDS encoding formate--tetrahydrofolate ligase, whose amino-acid sequence is MPFPSDLDIAQAATPHPIIAIAESIGIHPDELIPQGATKAKIHLDILKRIGGQPRGKYIDVTAITPTPLGEGKTTTTIGLTQGLGKIGKTAIAAIRQPSMGPTFGIKGGAAGGGYSQVIPMEEFNLHLTGDIHAITAAHNLVAAAIDARWFHEGRMTDDQLNNLGLKRLGIDPNQISWRRVVDMNDRALRNIIVGLGGELEGRPRETGYDITVASELMAILALVDGSNYAEALRNLRERCGRVVVGRSKAGNPITLEDLGVAGAVTVLMKETLHPTIMQTLEGQAAFVHAGPFANIAHGNSSILADRVALHLGDYVVTESGFGADMGAEKFFDIKCRVSGLKPDAAVLVATVRALKTHGGGPKVVAGRPLDKAYTEENLPLLRAGLANLITHIENVKKFGVPVVVAVNVFPTDTEHEIQLIKETAMENGAFAAVTSSHHPDGGDGAVELAKAVVAAADSPSDFKFLYPLDRSIKEKIETIAKEIYGAGGVEYSPLAEKQISEFEQAGYGYLPICMAKTHLSISHDPNLKGSPKGFTVPVREVRASVGAGFIYPLLGEMRTMPGLGATPAFMNVDIDENGNIVGLF
- a CDS encoding molybdopterin-dependent oxidoreductase gives rise to the protein MKKTRLTTPLVRRNGILEPATWDEALDAAAVGLAEHTGTSYGMFSCSKATNEMNFMAQKFARVVMGSNNVDSCNRTUHAPSVAGLAAVLGAGGGTSSYEEIETTDLIVLWGSNARNAHPIFFHHLLKGVRNGAKMYAVDPRLTSSAKFADVWLGIDVGSDIALANTIGREIIAAGLVNEAFVAHSTMDFDAYKAGVEEWTLERGEEVTGVPAEIIKQLAHDYAAAETAQICWTLGITEHQNGTDNVIALISLALLTGHVGRYGSGLVPIRGQNNVQGGGDMGALPNKLPGFQDIEDGEARGKFDAMWGVEVPSSPGKHISLMFEAMEAGELTALYVIGENPAQSEADTAHVRKLLGDLEFIVVQDIFLTATAELADVVFPAAAGWAESDGTSTSSERRVQRIRKAINPPGQARDDLEILSALAEKMGHGWGYPTAKEVWDELRLLSPVHAGMSYERLESEGGLQWPCPSLDHPGTLFLHAWLWDEVLPPRGPAPFIPVKWVPPVDPLSEEFPIRLTTGRALDSYNTGVQSGGYRSPIRKGAVLEICEEDGTNWDIREGETVKISSRRGAIEVPVIYADSLRPGLTFMTFHHPDEADVNQLTLDAWDPKSGTAE
- a CDS encoding PadR family transcriptional regulator; protein product: MEVEVGIKEGLLCLLVKNEGHGYQLKQDLESATGDTWQVNIGQVYTTLQRLERDGLATSHSPDADGRVTYSVTDDGRVVAKEWMAQPVDLAAAGRDEISLKLLMALVSGVEHPRRVIEVQRGSIMGLLQDYTALKSDNLNDDFAWLLYLDRLIFSAEAELRWLERVESRLDDLPAFSPRVGETESAESMEVTQ
- a CDS encoding ABC transporter permease yields the protein MTGRRAALKVATRNARRNRRRTIFLILLVAVPVGFGVVVAGIVRAGSLTPEESAQSYFGSADARVYEQTPVPGVRDWVLRTLGEQSTEVAITEIRGASLRLPGVGFTWLSDLDLAEPVTKGLLVLLAGDTPHSDGEVAISPTLAGALGVEVGDRVEFGDLPFGELEVVGLVSRPFSSESSDILIRPGGLLAVGDSAEVRVESSLLLSGPGAEDAAGQLQALWYDEGQRLFWPEPAVDPKPAEIEFLDDQTYLMLTESEILELVDLVDETGAAGGDSVTAVYQLVAEMTYGTGRLSGVPDLFVDTRSQWLATGSLIDDPGVVSTGASAVVLVEVAFITGAAFAAGTRRRLREIGLMGANGASEKQVRTAVLGEALTIGSLGATLGVLLGIGVLVLGRPLLQRFVSRVMVGVGVSVTDVVGPVVVALVSVLLAVWIPARTASKVPITTALQGRMPVLAPRKWIVPVGAGCSALGVLLISVSLASESWLANGLVGVGAAFLVGGVALTASPILALVSKMADRVPAASRLVLRDSGRNRTRSAVAVAAVMVILLAPIIAMVVATTTAKKDLVYGLPSPSNHLVLAGSSTSDAFNRYPITGTDVAAVVAIVAERAVAVFDTLDLRVATNEMILIQAKASEQGESVFVVNFVDGNAVAVGTEDLLLALDDPGITTSIGAGEIVVLGIEDKPTKVSLNSREYPAHEYPVAITQWTMPRVLIPQSMVSRFSDAASRPMALLVLERPPTNDEYDQMSALGLVVSGGSNGISEGAIYLIAGAASLLVVLIVVALVTAVSAAEVDEELRTIVAVGAPGAFRRRFLGLLTGYQTLVAMLLAVPLGLGLVWVFSSAQNFVYAGPFGLVQASAVTVPWPPIALFATVLPIIIGVLTLISVRSAPVTPPRRAT
- a CDS encoding VOC family protein; this encodes MAAPRISGIILDVLDGGRAAAFWSGVFEVEVAFEFDEFVFFDVDDIHLVLQVVPDPKTVKNRAHFDLTSDDPTELIERVTALGGSVVSAVDKPSYALTVLADPDGNEFCVSRQPSAGLV